A window of the Musa acuminata AAA Group cultivar baxijiao unplaced genomic scaffold, Cavendish_Baxijiao_AAA HiC_scaffold_1072, whole genome shotgun sequence genome harbors these coding sequences:
- the LOC135666084 gene encoding B-box zinc finger protein 32-like — MDSSAGKMKPRETCELCGGAAAVHCEADAASLCWDCDARVHGANFLVARHLRRIACAGCHSLDDDRVISGAGSPPVRSICRSCGPDGSDLSSSASSPVTSCVSTAESKASQEEGATTSRVGCGGDRRWARRRRPCR, encoded by the coding sequence ATGGATTCCTCGGCCGGAAAGATGAAGCCGAGGGAGACATGCGAGCTCTGCGGCGGCGCCGCGGCGGTCCACTGCGAGGCTGACGCGGCGTCGCTCTGCTGGGACTGCGACGCTCGCGTCCACGGCGCCAATTTCCTTGTCGCTCGCCACCTCCGCCGTATCGCCTGCGCTGGATGCCACTCCCTGGACGACGATCGGGTCATCTCCGGCGCCGGATCCCCCCCGGTCCGCTCGATCTGCCGCTCCTGCGGCCCCGACGGATCCGACCTGTCCTCCTCCGCGTCGTCGCCGGTGACGTCCTGCGTCTCGACCGCCGAGTCGAAGGCGTCGCAGGAGGAGGGGGCCACCACCTCGAGAGTCGGATGCGGGGGAGACCGGCGGTGGGCGCGAAGGCGACGGCCGTGTCGGTAA